Proteins from one Candidatus Margulisiibacteriota bacterium genomic window:
- a CDS encoding peptide chain release factor-like protein — protein sequence MTYVTPQKMAELENRLRARGIRKADVIEKFLRSSGAGGQNVNKVSSAVYLKHLPTGLEVKMQQERSQAVNRFLAWRLLLEKIEERILHKKSQRRQAIEKIRRQKRKRSRRAKEKMLGEKKQRSALKQQRKVSPHEID from the coding sequence ATGACCTACGTAACGCCCCAAAAAATGGCCGAACTGGAAAACCGCTTAAGGGCGCGCGGCATCCGCAAGGCCGACGTGATCGAAAAGTTCCTTCGCTCGTCGGGGGCCGGCGGGCAGAACGTCAACAAAGTTTCCTCCGCGGTCTATTTAAAGCATCTCCCCACCGGGCTCGAGGTCAAGATGCAGCAGGAGCGCTCGCAGGCGGTGAACCGTTTTCTCGCCTGGCGGCTGTTGCTCGAAAAGATCGAAGAACGGATCCTCCATAAGAAGAGCCAGCGGCGGCAGGCGATCGAGAAGATCAGGCGCCAGAAGCGGAAACGCTCGCGGCGGGCCAAGGAAAAGATGCTGGGAGAGAAAAAGCAGCGGTCTGCCCTGAAACAGCAGCGCAAGGTTTCCCCGCACGAGATCGACTGA